The region AAAAAGTTTTATCTTCGAGGAAAATTAATTTTAAAAACACTTCATAGAATTAAATCTTTTAATCAACTCCGTGCCTTTATTAGGATGATTAGAGATTTCTTGACCTGGATATGAGAGAGCGAATTAAGAGATTAAGCAAATTGAGTGAATGGAGAGATTGAGAGAAGGCTAATCCACTAATTAACTAATTCGCTTAATTAACTCAATTCACTAATTTGCTATTTTCTTATTGACATAGAGACAATATCTTTGACTAAATGGATATTTTTATTTCAAAATACTAAATTTTTTCTTGACAAATTTTAAATAATATGATATAATTTAAAATAGTGAAAATTATGTATGAAAATAGAATAGAAAAATCTGATATTTTAAAAAAAGAAATAGATTCCTGTCGTCCGATAAAAGGCTCTTTATTAAAACAGATAAGGGAATATTATAGGATAGGTCTTACCTACTCAAGCAATGCTATTGAAGGGAACTCGCTTACTGAAACTGAAACAAAGATAGTCTTAGAAGATGGGATAACTATTGGTGGAAAACCCTTAAGAGACCACTATGAAGCAGTAGGACATAGTCAAGCTTATGATTTACTTCTTAAATTATCAAAAGAAAGAAAAATAACCGAAGAAAATGTTTTAGATTTGCATCGTCTGTTTTTTTATCACATAGATAGAAAGAATGCTGGGCGATATAGAAAAACAAGGGTTATTATTACAGGC is a window of bacterium DNA encoding:
- a CDS encoding Fic family protein gives rise to the protein MYENRIEKSDILKKEIDSCRPIKGSLLKQIREYYRIGLTYSSNAIEGNSLTETETKIVLEDGITIGGKPLRDHYEAVGHSQAYDLLLKLSKERKITEENVLDLHRLFFYHIDRKNAGRYRKTRVIITGSRYIPPSPEKISELMKKFIEELPSIKKANHPIEYSALLHKEFVGIHPFIDGNGRIA